One genomic window of Sporosarcina ureae includes the following:
- a CDS encoding glycosyltransferase has protein sequence MSKVVVFSNMYPSAEHPTFGIFVKNQVEQLKKDGVDIKVIAIQDPGKGKIGKIVKYLSWGIESLLYVLQHKKNISITHAHYAFPTGLVSLLAKKLWKIPYVVTIHGGDLDKMAKKSPRIAKLTHRILQEASEVITVGEKLRNDVIHDYDIAPSKVEVMSMGVDTRIFKPMAQEEVRLLLDVPLNERVVLFVGNVIEAKGIMELIDAFEQLQETHEDLLLYIVGSQKDQRFTQEVKDKVGNNSGIRFKGPVSQTELAKWMSAADLLALPSYHEGFGLVALEALASGAKVVATNVGGLPYLLKDDVGTLVEPRNAQALAMGLEEALSNEVTREQHEVTQQVIQQHSSSEIVKRLNDIYEQNGKGSSK, from the coding sequence GTGTCTAAAGTAGTAGTATTTAGTAATATGTATCCTTCCGCTGAGCATCCTACCTTTGGAATCTTTGTCAAGAACCAAGTGGAGCAATTAAAAAAAGATGGCGTAGATATTAAAGTCATCGCCATACAGGATCCGGGTAAAGGAAAGATCGGAAAAATAGTCAAATATCTATCATGGGGAATAGAGTCCCTTCTATATGTTTTACAGCATAAAAAGAATATTAGTATTACACATGCGCATTACGCGTTTCCAACTGGACTGGTGTCATTGCTAGCGAAGAAATTATGGAAGATACCGTACGTAGTGACAATACATGGTGGAGATTTAGATAAAATGGCTAAGAAAAGTCCACGTATTGCGAAACTCACTCATCGTATTTTACAAGAGGCCTCGGAGGTTATCACGGTCGGTGAAAAGTTGCGAAATGATGTCATCCATGATTATGATATAGCTCCTAGCAAAGTAGAAGTCATGAGTATGGGTGTAGATACGCGTATCTTTAAGCCAATGGCTCAGGAGGAAGTTCGACTTTTATTGGACGTGCCTTTAAATGAACGTGTAGTACTCTTTGTGGGGAATGTGATCGAAGCAAAAGGCATTATGGAATTGATTGACGCATTTGAACAATTACAAGAGACGCATGAAGATCTTCTTCTATATATAGTAGGTTCACAAAAGGACCAGCGTTTTACGCAGGAAGTGAAGGACAAAGTCGGCAACAATTCGGGCATTCGCTTTAAAGGGCCTGTCAGCCAGACTGAACTCGCGAAATGGATGTCGGCAGCAGATCTTCTCGCGCTACCTTCTTATCATGAAGGTTTTGGCTTAGTAGCACTCGAAGCCCTTGCCTCAGGAGCCAAAGTCGTAGCGACGAATGTCGGGGGCTTACCGTATTTATTGAAAGACGATGTCGGAACATTAGTTGAGCCACGGAATGCGCAAGCCTTGGCTATGGGACTCGAGGAAGCACTTTCGAATGAAGTGACCAGAGAGCAACATGAAGTGACGCAACAAGTGATTCAGCAACATTCTTCATCAGAGATCGTCAAAAGGTTGAACGATATCTATGAACAGAATGGAAAGGGATCTTCCAAATGA
- a CDS encoding LytTR family DNA-binding domain-containing protein: MKIMENIDIPKKILNQYASVLEDWVPKDASIAIAVSEQYIYYVPGMHDIHLKEGQHIQTGSIAEVTIKDQRKVEVVMDNSLYGTSYFGIGYPIDVQGENGALIIILPPNFHVLKKAQLQFLTGKKDDEWFPIPLDQVSYVESLHKKTWFYTAGENYNISFTLKDLHLRLPRYFLRIHRSYIINMNCIEKISRDFSSNLVIKLKDGTELPVSQTYVNEVRSLLGF, translated from the coding sequence ATGAAGATTATGGAAAATATCGATATCCCAAAGAAAATTCTGAATCAATACGCTTCTGTATTAGAAGACTGGGTTCCAAAAGACGCGTCTATAGCTATCGCAGTATCTGAGCAGTATATTTATTATGTTCCAGGCATGCATGATATTCATTTGAAGGAAGGCCAGCATATCCAGACGGGCAGTATCGCGGAAGTTACGATCAAAGATCAGCGCAAAGTGGAAGTTGTCATGGATAATTCCCTTTATGGTACGTCTTACTTCGGTATTGGCTATCCTATTGACGTGCAGGGAGAAAATGGCGCGTTAATCATTATCCTTCCGCCTAACTTCCACGTACTCAAAAAAGCTCAGTTACAGTTCCTAACCGGGAAGAAAGATGATGAGTGGTTCCCCATCCCTTTAGACCAAGTCAGTTATGTAGAAAGTTTACATAAGAAAACATGGTTTTACACAGCGGGTGAGAATTATAATATTAGTTTCACGCTGAAAGATTTACACCTTCGTTTGCCGCGGTATTTCCTACGTATTCATCGTTCATACATTATTAATATGAATTGTATTGAAAAGATTTCGCGAGACTTTTCTTCGAATCTTGTAATTAAACTAAAAGACGGTACGGAATTGCCAGTTAGTCAAACGTATGTGAATGAAGTGCGGTCGCTTTTAGGTTTTTAA
- the aceA gene encoding isocitrate lyase, which yields MSTRQEQIAQLEKSWAEDSRWKGIKRNYTAEDVVKLRGSLLIQNTLAEKGAARLWESLHEEDFINALGALTGNQAVQQVKAGLQAIYLSGWQVAADANLAGQMYPDQSLYPANSVPAVVKRINQALQRADQIDHAEGREDGFNWFAPIVADMEAGFGGPLNVFELMKGMIEAGAAGVHLEDQLASEKKCGHLGGKVLLPTQNAVRNLTAARLAADVLGVDTVIIARTDADAADMVTSDIDPIDAPFITGERTNEGFFKTTPGIKQAIARGLAYAEYADLVWCETSHPSLEEAQEFADAIHAKFPEKMLAYNCSPSFNWKANLDQETIAKYQVELGKMGYKFQFVTLAGFHSLNHSMFELAHGYKTRGMAAYSELQQAEFENESKGYTATRHQREVGTGYFDEVTQVISEGQSSTTAMSGSTETAQF from the coding sequence ATGTCAACTAGACAAGAACAAATTGCACAACTGGAGAAAAGCTGGGCCGAGGATAGCCGTTGGAAAGGAATCAAACGTAACTACACTGCTGAGGATGTAGTTAAACTAAGAGGTTCACTTCTAATTCAAAATACACTAGCTGAAAAGGGTGCTGCTCGCCTTTGGGAATCTCTTCATGAAGAGGATTTCATTAATGCACTAGGTGCACTAACGGGTAACCAAGCAGTTCAACAAGTTAAAGCTGGTCTACAAGCTATTTATCTAAGCGGATGGCAAGTTGCTGCTGATGCAAACCTTGCAGGACAAATGTATCCTGACCAAAGTTTATATCCAGCAAACTCTGTACCTGCAGTTGTTAAGCGCATCAACCAAGCACTTCAACGTGCAGACCAAATCGACCATGCTGAAGGCCGTGAAGACGGATTTAATTGGTTCGCTCCAATCGTAGCTGACATGGAAGCTGGTTTCGGTGGTCCATTGAACGTGTTTGAATTGATGAAAGGCATGATCGAAGCTGGAGCTGCTGGTGTTCACTTGGAAGACCAATTAGCATCAGAAAAGAAATGTGGACACTTGGGTGGTAAAGTACTTCTTCCAACTCAAAACGCAGTTCGTAACCTTACAGCTGCACGTCTAGCTGCTGACGTACTAGGTGTTGATACAGTCATCATCGCTCGTACTGACGCTGACGCTGCGGATATGGTAACTAGCGACATCGATCCAATCGACGCTCCATTCATCACGGGAGAGCGCACGAACGAAGGATTCTTCAAAACTACACCAGGTATCAAACAAGCAATCGCACGTGGACTTGCTTATGCTGAATATGCTGATCTAGTATGGTGTGAAACTTCTCACCCATCACTTGAAGAAGCACAAGAATTCGCTGATGCAATTCACGCGAAATTCCCTGAAAAAATGCTTGCTTATAACTGTTCACCATCATTCAACTGGAAAGCGAATCTTGATCAAGAAACAATCGCGAAGTACCAAGTGGAGCTTGGTAAGATGGGCTACAAGTTCCAGTTCGTAACACTTGCTGGTTTCCACTCATTAAACCACAGCATGTTCGAATTGGCACATGGCTACAAAACTCGCGGAATGGCTGCTTACTCAGAGCTTCAGCAAGCTGAGTTTGAAAACGAATCAAAAGGATATACTGCTACTCGTCACCAACGTGAAGTTGGAACAGGTTACTTTGACGAAGTTACACAAGTTATCTCTGAAGGTCAATCTTCAACAACTGCTATGTCTGGTTCAACTGAAACAGCACAGTTCTAA
- a CDS encoding polysaccharide pyruvyl transferase family protein, with protein sequence MKIGIVGNYGNDNNGDEAILLSLISQVTSTFNVPSDVITVFSNNPKQTAKRYQVMSAPLYYKKGNAVKTFGATYLQNKKIVKTFDLLIIGGGGILMDLYKREAPLYGSYAMMAKNSGVPYVIYGCGAGPLSSELGKWFIRYMSKHAESISVRDPESAELLKSVGVQKPVEVIGDPAFSLKRERTVTADRPLKIGITAVPYYHAGYWPESKEDIYQQYIEGMARNLDELAAKHPVEITFFATKFPQDADVTKDIQSLMKEAQKTTIIDRNLLPVDLLQISAEQDIVIGTRLHSLILATCTATPVIAVCYHHKVTDFMKLADLSDVAIPIGEMHTADDHFTKAFDALAVDWQGTCAKTAELSASLYKEAMKGTKQFTDAIKKNK encoded by the coding sequence TTGAAAATAGGAATAGTAGGGAACTACGGAAATGACAATAATGGCGATGAAGCCATTTTATTGAGTCTTATTTCACAAGTTACATCGACGTTCAATGTCCCAAGTGACGTCATTACGGTATTCAGCAATAACCCGAAGCAAACTGCGAAGCGCTATCAAGTAATGAGTGCACCTTTATATTATAAAAAAGGCAACGCAGTGAAAACGTTTGGTGCTACATACCTTCAAAACAAAAAGATTGTTAAAACCTTCGACTTGTTGATTATAGGTGGTGGCGGAATTCTAATGGATCTGTATAAACGCGAAGCACCATTATACGGATCATACGCTATGATGGCTAAAAATTCTGGTGTCCCTTATGTCATTTATGGCTGTGGGGCAGGACCTCTTAGCAGTGAGTTAGGCAAATGGTTCATCCGGTATATGAGCAAACATGCTGAAAGTATTTCAGTGAGAGATCCTGAATCCGCTGAATTATTGAAGTCAGTAGGCGTACAGAAACCTGTGGAAGTGATAGGGGATCCGGCATTTTCATTAAAACGTGAGCGCACAGTGACAGCTGATCGTCCGTTGAAAATCGGGATTACAGCTGTACCCTATTATCATGCTGGCTACTGGCCGGAAAGCAAAGAAGATATCTATCAACAATATATAGAAGGAATGGCGAGAAACTTAGATGAATTAGCGGCTAAACATCCTGTAGAAATCACATTCTTTGCTACAAAGTTCCCTCAAGATGCCGATGTTACGAAAGATATTCAATCCTTAATGAAGGAAGCTCAAAAAACGACTATAATCGATCGTAATTTATTACCAGTAGATTTACTGCAAATTTCTGCTGAACAAGATATAGTAATTGGCACAAGATTGCACTCGTTGATCTTAGCAACATGCACGGCAACACCTGTTATCGCGGTCTGCTACCATCATAAAGTGACAGACTTCATGAAACTTGCAGATCTATCAGATGTGGCGATTCCAATTGGTGAAATGCATACAGCGGACGATCACTTCACTAAAGCTTTTGATGCACTGGCAGTAGACTGGCAAGGTACATGTGCAAAAACCGCAGAACTTTCCGCTTCATTATATAAAGAAGCGATGAAAGGGACAAAACAATTTACGGACGCAATTAAAAAGAACAAATAA
- the murJ gene encoding murein biosynthesis integral membrane protein MurJ, translating into MSKLFKIIGTVAIINIVARLFGFGREVVIGIQYGTSTVADAIATAYTIPNFIYLVLGGALTTAFISIYHSSSMDRPLFVRKAFTTVVMTATLVTLVIIVLTNPILNLFFKELSDEDYTVVRNLFLWMMPSSIVLVMSTWMSGLLNINDRFQLSSLAILLYNVAFVGVGFALTKWLGPESYGVGAMVSAILMGLFLYWGIKRADLSSLKPSFGMPTDIKRMWWLALPILFGGASLQFYFIIHRIAAGGLGEGAISSINYASKLTGFPQAILMTAVTTVIYPMLAKKEGEGDTGTVKALYKKGMLYMVALLLPATVFCYFLAEPLIRLVFGYGNFDEKSIMLTVPVFKVFALSMFFLAANTYITRFYYAKGNSITPIIFSLISVFGINIGIIFAFVDQIGAQAIAYGTVVSAAVNFLLLAGYARFKWKL; encoded by the coding sequence ATGAGTAAATTATTCAAGATCATTGGCACTGTCGCCATCATTAATATTGTTGCCAGATTGTTTGGCTTCGGGCGCGAAGTCGTAATTGGCATACAATATGGTACTTCGACAGTGGCGGATGCCATCGCGACAGCGTATACGATTCCGAACTTCATTTATCTAGTGCTTGGTGGAGCGTTGACGACTGCCTTTATATCGATCTACCATTCGTCGAGTATGGATCGGCCATTATTTGTACGCAAAGCATTCACGACAGTCGTCATGACCGCCACACTTGTTACATTAGTAATTATCGTCTTGACGAATCCGATTCTGAATCTATTCTTTAAAGAGTTAAGTGATGAAGACTACACAGTAGTAAGAAATCTCTTCCTTTGGATGATGCCTTCTTCCATCGTATTGGTCATGTCGACATGGATGAGCGGTTTATTGAATATCAATGACCGTTTTCAGTTATCAAGTCTTGCCATCTTACTGTATAACGTAGCGTTTGTTGGAGTGGGCTTTGCGCTAACAAAATGGCTTGGACCTGAATCGTATGGTGTTGGTGCCATGGTCAGTGCCATCCTAATGGGGCTATTCCTGTATTGGGGTATCAAACGTGCAGATCTTTCCTCGCTGAAACCTTCATTTGGTATGCCTACGGATATTAAGAGAATGTGGTGGCTCGCCTTGCCGATTTTATTCGGTGGCGCTTCATTACAGTTCTACTTCATTATTCATCGTATTGCAGCGGGTGGGTTAGGGGAAGGTGCGATTTCTTCTATTAACTACGCATCGAAACTAACGGGCTTTCCACAAGCTATTCTAATGACAGCCGTAACGACGGTGATCTATCCAATGCTCGCGAAGAAAGAAGGCGAAGGGGATACGGGTACGGTCAAGGCGCTTTACAAGAAAGGAATGCTCTACATGGTCGCGTTACTATTGCCAGCGACGGTGTTCTGCTATTTCCTAGCTGAGCCGCTCATCCGTTTAGTATTCGGTTATGGGAATTTCGATGAGAAGTCCATTATGTTGACCGTGCCGGTGTTCAAAGTATTCGCTCTGTCGATGTTTTTCTTAGCGGCTAATACTTATATCACTCGATTTTATTATGCAAAAGGTAATTCGATCACACCTATTATCTTTAGTTTAATCAGCGTATTTGGAATTAATATCGGTATTATTTTTGCGTTTGTTGATCAGATTGGTGCGCAAGCCATTGCGTACGGTACTGTCGTCAGTGCGGCAGTGAACTTCCTTTTACTCGCCGGGTATGCTCGGTTTAAATGGAAGTTGTAA
- a CDS encoding pyridoxal-phosphate-dependent aminotransferase family protein has translation MRNKEMLLIPGPTPVVDSIYDAMASETWSHTDPRFVKIYKHTIDQTREIFNTDGEVFVVAGSGTIGMEMAIVNTVAEGEKLLVVSQGYFGDRFIKLGQAFGIQVDVLQSEWGQQVSPKEIDQKLSEGNYKAVTVTHADTSTGVRIDLEAVVPVIKKHGALVIVDGVCATTAMDEDMSKEYGGVGNTIDIVLTGSQKAIGVPPGIALVAFNQKALEARAAMERVQAYYCDIYNWIPIMHDPSKYFATPAVNLVYALEEGLRIVLEEGLDARIQRHQAFGRAVRQSLAVYGMNAIATEEVAAPTLSCILYPEGIDDGKFRAAMAEKGTVLSGSLAHLAGKAFRIGHMGNTTADMLEKAVMQIGETLNEMGHEVDISKAQSVFAKEVNQLIV, from the coding sequence ATGAGAAATAAAGAAATGCTGTTAATCCCTGGACCCACACCAGTAGTCGATTCTATCTATGATGCAATGGCCAGTGAGACATGGTCACATACTGATCCGCGTTTTGTGAAAATCTATAAACATACTATTGATCAAACGAGAGAGATCTTTAATACAGACGGTGAAGTATTTGTAGTCGCCGGTTCAGGAACAATCGGAATGGAAATGGCGATTGTCAATACAGTTGCTGAAGGAGAAAAACTTCTCGTCGTTAGCCAAGGGTACTTCGGAGACCGTTTCATTAAATTGGGACAAGCATTCGGTATTCAAGTAGACGTATTACAATCCGAATGGGGTCAGCAAGTATCACCTAAGGAAATCGACCAGAAATTGTCTGAAGGGAATTATAAGGCAGTTACTGTGACGCACGCAGATACTTCCACTGGAGTAAGGATTGATTTGGAAGCAGTTGTGCCCGTTATTAAGAAGCATGGTGCTCTTGTTATTGTAGACGGCGTTTGTGCGACTACTGCAATGGATGAGGATATGAGTAAAGAATACGGTGGGGTAGGCAACACGATTGATATCGTCTTGACTGGATCCCAGAAAGCGATTGGAGTTCCACCAGGCATTGCGCTCGTAGCGTTTAATCAGAAAGCTTTGGAAGCTCGTGCCGCCATGGAGCGAGTGCAAGCTTACTATTGTGATATTTATAATTGGATTCCGATCATGCATGATCCTTCAAAATATTTCGCAACGCCTGCAGTCAACTTAGTGTATGCGTTAGAAGAGGGATTACGTATCGTATTGGAAGAAGGGCTAGACGCGAGAATTCAACGTCATCAAGCATTCGGTCGCGCTGTCCGACAGAGTCTAGCGGTCTATGGTATGAATGCGATTGCAACAGAAGAAGTGGCGGCACCAACATTGAGCTGTATTTTGTATCCTGAAGGTATTGATGACGGAAAGTTCCGTGCGGCTATGGCGGAGAAAGGGACAGTCCTATCCGGTTCACTCGCCCATTTAGCAGGCAAGGCGTTCCGTATCGGACATATGGGGAATACTACAGCGGATATGCTGGAGAAGGCAGTTATGCAAATTGGTGAAACGTTGAACGAGATGGGGCATGAAGTAGATATTTCTAAAGCGCAAAGTGTATTTGCGAAAGAAGTTAATCAGCTGATTGTCTAA
- a CDS encoding N-acetylmuramoyl-L-alanine amidase, which yields MKQIKWATVGLLLLTILAISPLQSFASFKFSDVPANSEYYKEVHYIAEKGIINQTPKFNPQDNLRRSHVAKMLVIATETQDTPLKNMEINGLKPTSEQYKFANIALQKGYFPNTDANNFKPNEEIKRDEMAYAMSVAFNLSEKVTSQKPLGMDDVKNHKYVDRINGLYYAGITQGDNKKFLPNNLLTRKQFALFVARAMDKQFALTVKTPDQQSSVKYVRVATGDDSDPLNVRSAPSESSAIIHVLPNGTVVEVIGKQGIWLKVNINGLEGYIHEYFTTPNLNDVKPDTPTPKPPVTTPKPTPVAKTMGKVTVNNLNMRSAGNSSAPTVGKLQSGQKVEILSVSGYWAKIRAGSTTGYVHKTYLKLLNQTGNPLKDRIIVVDAGHGGHDPGTGKNGTSEKSITLKVAKKVEAKLKNAGAKVLMTRSNDTYYTLQARTDFSKKNFAETFVSIHVNAAGFAAKGAEVFYDSSSNINATESRDLASFIQRNIVQKANMSDRGVKNKGFYVIKNNNVAAVLVELGFITNAQDYSKLTSEQYLNIYADAIYTGLYQYYSKQ from the coding sequence ATGAAACAAATTAAATGGGCAACAGTTGGTCTGTTGCTGCTAACCATCTTAGCTATCTCACCTCTCCAGTCATTTGCAAGCTTCAAGTTTTCCGACGTCCCCGCCAACAGTGAATATTACAAAGAAGTCCATTACATAGCGGAAAAAGGTATTATTAATCAAACACCTAAATTCAATCCTCAAGATAACTTACGACGTTCACATGTTGCGAAAATGCTCGTTATTGCAACTGAAACACAAGATACACCGTTGAAAAACATGGAAATTAACGGACTGAAGCCAACTAGCGAACAATACAAGTTTGCTAACATTGCTCTTCAAAAAGGATACTTCCCTAATACTGACGCAAACAACTTCAAACCGAATGAAGAAATTAAACGGGATGAAATGGCATACGCGATGTCAGTAGCATTTAACTTATCTGAAAAAGTAACGAGCCAAAAACCTTTAGGTATGGATGATGTGAAAAATCACAAATACGTTGATCGGATCAACGGTTTGTATTATGCAGGCATTACACAAGGCGACAACAAGAAATTCTTACCAAATAATTTGTTAACACGTAAACAATTCGCATTATTCGTTGCACGTGCGATGGACAAGCAGTTTGCGTTGACTGTTAAAACTCCAGATCAACAATCCAGCGTGAAGTATGTGCGCGTAGCAACTGGTGATGATTCAGATCCATTGAACGTACGCAGCGCACCTTCCGAGTCTTCTGCTATTATCCATGTGTTGCCTAACGGTACAGTGGTAGAAGTAATAGGCAAGCAAGGCATTTGGTTGAAAGTCAATATCAATGGTTTAGAAGGCTATATCCATGAATACTTCACGACTCCTAATTTAAATGATGTCAAACCGGATACACCAACACCTAAACCACCTGTCACTACACCAAAACCGACGCCTGTTGCGAAGACAATGGGTAAAGTAACGGTTAATAATTTGAATATGCGTTCTGCAGGTAATTCGAGTGCCCCTACTGTTGGGAAGCTTCAATCAGGCCAAAAAGTAGAAATTTTGTCCGTTTCGGGATATTGGGCAAAGATTCGCGCTGGTAGCACAACTGGTTATGTGCACAAGACCTATTTGAAGTTGTTGAATCAAACGGGTAATCCATTGAAAGATCGTATTATTGTTGTCGATGCAGGTCATGGCGGACATGATCCAGGCACTGGTAAGAATGGCACATCTGAAAAATCTATTACACTGAAAGTTGCAAAGAAAGTCGAAGCGAAGTTAAAAAATGCTGGCGCTAAAGTGTTAATGACGCGTTCCAATGATACGTATTACACACTTCAAGCTCGTACGGATTTCTCCAAGAAGAATTTTGCAGAAACATTCGTTTCCATTCATGTGAACGCAGCAGGTTTTGCTGCAAAAGGAGCAGAAGTCTTCTATGACTCTTCTTCCAACATAAACGCAACAGAAAGTCGCGATTTAGCTTCTTTCATCCAGCGCAATATTGTGCAAAAGGCGAATATGTCTGATCGTGGTGTAAAGAATAAAGGTTTTTATGTAATCAAAAATAATAACGTAGCTGCCGTTCTTGTGGAGTTAGGCTTCATTACAAATGCACAGGACTATTCGAAGTTGACAAGTGAACAGTATTTGAATATTTATGCTGATGCGATCTACACAGGTCTGTATCAATATTACAGTAAGCAATAA
- a CDS encoding C40 family peptidase, whose product MKRLITLVMASLLFFSFVPEFASANSPTSLVSTAKKYMGTPYRLGGATPTAFDCSGFTQYVFNEEGLSIPRTTGQQMATGTSISKSNLEVGDLVFFNTSGRGVSHVGIYVGSNNFIHASVSKGVMISSLDDPYYWKSRYIGARRVAKFTDNVSKEEDKVAASAPVKEVVYATRGEIAQVLAEKLDLDMTTANVTFKDVDKSNPHYNAISAVAEANIFSGDEGNFNPKKELTRAQMAKVLVQAFELRGSAIAKFSDVPPGHWATEYINILFYHEITTGYLDGRYGLSDKVSIGQLNKFIDRINK is encoded by the coding sequence ATGAAACGTCTAATAACTCTGGTCATGGCAAGTCTACTATTCTTTTCATTCGTACCAGAATTTGCTTCCGCAAACTCACCAACATCATTAGTAAGCACTGCAAAAAAATATATGGGAACACCTTATCGTTTAGGTGGAGCAACCCCAACGGCTTTTGATTGTTCAGGATTCACTCAATACGTGTTCAATGAAGAAGGTCTTTCTATTCCAAGAACGACTGGGCAGCAAATGGCGACCGGAACTTCTATTTCTAAAAGCAATCTAGAAGTTGGGGATTTAGTATTCTTTAATACATCAGGTCGCGGCGTATCACACGTTGGCATCTATGTAGGGTCTAATAACTTTATCCACGCTTCTGTGAGCAAAGGCGTCATGATCTCCTCATTGGATGATCCATACTACTGGAAGAGCCGTTATATCGGTGCTCGACGCGTAGCGAAATTCACTGATAATGTAAGTAAAGAAGAAGATAAGGTAGCTGCGTCTGCTCCTGTTAAAGAAGTTGTGTATGCAACTCGCGGTGAAATAGCACAAGTACTTGCAGAAAAATTAGATCTGGATATGACGACGGCTAATGTTACATTTAAAGACGTAGATAAATCCAATCCTCACTACAACGCAATATCCGCAGTCGCAGAAGCAAATATTTTCTCTGGTGACGAAGGTAACTTCAATCCAAAGAAAGAATTAACTCGCGCTCAAATGGCAAAAGTTTTAGTACAAGCATTTGAACTAAGAGGTTCCGCTATTGCGAAATTCTCTGATGTTCCTCCTGGTCACTGGGCGACTGAATATATTAACATTTTATTCTACCATGAAATTACGACTGGTTACCTAGATGGTAGATATGGTTTGTCAGATAAAGTATCAATTGGGCAATTAAATAAATTCATCGATCGTATTAATAAATAA